In Acinetobacter pittii, one genomic interval encodes:
- a CDS encoding TetR/AcrR family transcriptional regulator — MPNLEASFRALRVLHAAKDLFNQHGFYIGVDRIVEEAKIPKATFYNYFHSKQRLIQMSLTFQTDALKHEVFSIIHSYRELMAFDKLKKIYFLHANLEGFYRLPFKAIFEIEKLYPVAYKVVSDYRTWFVQEIYKLLLTVKVTATVEDAYMFLFVIDGAMVQLLSANKIDERDKLLEYFMSTLT; from the coding sequence ATGCCAAATTTAGAAGCATCATTTAGAGCACTTCGCGTGCTCCACGCGGCAAAAGATTTATTTAATCAACATGGGTTTTACATCGGGGTCGATCGAATTGTTGAGGAAGCCAAAATTCCTAAAGCCACTTTTTATAACTATTTTCATTCCAAACAAAGGCTCATTCAGATGAGCTTAACTTTTCAAACAGATGCATTAAAACATGAGGTGTTTTCTATCATTCACTCGTACCGTGAACTCATGGCATTCGATAAACTTAAGAAAATCTACTTTTTACATGCAAACTTAGAGGGCTTTTATCGGCTGCCATTTAAAGCCATTTTTGAAATTGAAAAGCTTTATCCCGTAGCTTACAAAGTCGTTAGCGACTATCGGACTTGGTTTGTTCAAGAAATTTATAAATTACTTTTAACTGTAAAAGTTACCGCTACAGTTGAAGATGCCTATATGTTTTTGTTTGTGATTGATGGGGCAATGGTGCAGCTTTTAAGTGCAAATAAGATCGATGAAAGAGATAAATTATTAGAATATTTTATGTCGACACTTACTTAG
- a CDS encoding TonB-dependent siderophore receptor: MDRSSALSLPNFKFKVSTLSYAIGIACTYLALPAHAEDTTTSALPTITIKAQGNWLEEANAETVHKHAGARTIVDRKRLDETAATSIREALKQIPGVQAQDSSGTGGSDVSLNIGVRGLASRLSPRSTVLVDGVPLSFAPYGQPQLSLAPVSIGNIESVDVVRGAGSVRFGPQNVGGIINFATRSIPQDFSGTVSLTSEYASGTDQVKLSPNLFVGGTLDNGLGLALLYSGTKGNGYREANNKIDIDDVMLKSAYQFNDKDSVALNLHHYEGRGEMPEGLTQAQYAENPYQSSGEKNYFAGRRTDVSLRYNHKDEKNNFEVLSYYIDSFRTSNLETTLASGDKRLDSAPRDYKVYAIEPRYSRIYQLGNTQNEVTVGYRYLKEESSEFAGRTASYAAGSSAPDFAPRSSSEGGTKAHAVYIDNRMELGRWTITPGVRFESIETHNSFTGYDKNGLANTVHPKIDSDEFLPSLSVMYSANENWNIFANAGVSFGPQQYSQLARLEGTTATATTDGLHPEKSNNYEIGTKYLGNGLNAEITVFYLDFDKELSLVRDAGNNGIWTDLGATSHKGVETGISYDFGHLTDALEGLKVYGNYTFTKAVAEAGQFKDKDLPFYSRHVGNVGLGYTLDKWSLNADMFAQSKQHSPDVPDSDVYQTEETADGKYGDIPGYTTFALRTSYDLSSQVKGLKIAGGIKNVFDKQYFTRSTDSTGGKYVGQPRTFYLQTSFDF; this comes from the coding sequence ATGGACCGCTCATCTGCTCTTTCACTCCCAAATTTTAAGTTCAAAGTTTCTACACTTAGCTATGCAATCGGAATTGCGTGTACTTATTTAGCACTTCCTGCTCATGCTGAAGATACAACTACCAGTGCATTACCGACCATCACCATTAAGGCACAAGGTAACTGGTTAGAAGAAGCTAATGCTGAAACCGTTCACAAACATGCTGGCGCTCGAACTATTGTTGACCGCAAACGTTTGGATGAAACAGCTGCAACTTCAATTCGAGAAGCATTAAAACAAATTCCTGGAGTTCAAGCTCAAGATAGCAGCGGAACAGGTGGTAGTGATGTTTCACTCAATATTGGTGTCCGTGGTCTAGCATCTCGCCTATCACCTCGTTCAACAGTTTTAGTAGACGGCGTTCCGCTTTCATTTGCGCCTTATGGTCAGCCACAATTATCTTTAGCTCCTGTTTCAATTGGTAATATTGAGTCAGTTGACGTCGTCCGTGGTGCGGGATCGGTTCGTTTTGGACCTCAAAACGTAGGCGGAATTATTAACTTTGCCACTCGTTCAATTCCTCAAGATTTTAGTGGAACTGTTAGCCTAACTTCAGAATATGCCTCTGGCACTGACCAAGTAAAGCTCAGCCCTAATCTATTTGTGGGTGGAACTTTAGATAATGGCTTAGGTCTTGCTCTGTTATATTCAGGGACTAAAGGTAACGGTTATCGAGAAGCAAATAACAAGATTGATATCGATGATGTAATGTTAAAGTCTGCTTATCAATTTAATGATAAAGACTCGGTTGCTTTAAATCTGCATCACTATGAAGGTCGCGGCGAAATGCCAGAGGGTTTAACTCAGGCGCAATATGCTGAAAACCCATATCAGTCTTCTGGTGAAAAAAACTATTTTGCAGGTCGTCGTACAGATGTCTCTTTACGTTATAACCATAAAGATGAAAAAAATAACTTCGAAGTTCTGAGTTACTACATCGACTCTTTCCGTACAAGTAATCTTGAAACTACTTTAGCGAGTGGTGACAAGCGTCTCGACTCTGCTCCACGTGATTATAAAGTCTATGCAATTGAACCGCGTTACTCTCGTATTTATCAACTAGGTAATACTCAAAATGAAGTAACGGTAGGCTATCGTTACTTAAAAGAAGAAAGCTCTGAGTTTGCTGGGCGTACTGCTTCTTATGCTGCTGGTTCATCAGCCCCAGATTTTGCTCCACGTAGTAGCAGCGAAGGCGGCACCAAAGCGCATGCGGTATATATCGACAACCGTATGGAACTCGGCCGCTGGACCATCACACCGGGCGTACGTTTCGAATCAATCGAAACTCATAATAGCTTCACTGGTTATGATAAAAATGGGCTAGCGAATACGGTTCATCCAAAAATTGATTCAGACGAATTTTTACCAAGTTTATCTGTAATGTACTCGGCAAATGAAAACTGGAATATATTTGCAAACGCAGGTGTATCTTTCGGGCCACAGCAATACAGCCAACTAGCACGTCTTGAAGGAACCACTGCGACTGCTACAACCGATGGCTTACATCCTGAAAAGTCTAATAACTATGAAATTGGAACTAAATATCTAGGTAATGGGTTAAACGCCGAAATTACGGTGTTCTACCTAGACTTTGATAAAGAGCTTTCATTAGTACGTGATGCTGGAAATAACGGAATCTGGACAGATTTAGGTGCAACTAGCCATAAAGGTGTCGAAACAGGTATTAGTTATGATTTCGGTCATTTAACAGATGCGTTAGAAGGCTTAAAAGTATATGGAAACTATACTTTTACCAAAGCAGTTGCTGAAGCGGGTCAATTTAAAGATAAAGACCTACCGTTTTACTCACGCCATGTCGGTAATGTTGGGTTAGGTTATACCTTAGATAAATGGTCTTTAAATGCCGATATGTTTGCTCAGTCTAAGCAGCATTCACCCGATGTTCCTGATAGTGATGTCTATCAAACAGAAGAAACTGCAGATGGCAAATACGGAGATATTCCGGGTTACACCACTTTTGCGCTACGTACCTCTTATGACTTAAGTTCACAAGTTAAAGGTTTAAAAATCGCTGGTGGAATTAAGAACGTTTTTGATAAGCAATATTTTACTCGCTCAACAGACTCTACGGGCGGTAAGTATGTAGGCCAGCCACGTACGTTCTATCTTCAAACATCTTTTGACTTTTAA
- a CDS encoding TonB-dependent siderophore receptor encodes MEFIKSRKKIAKSAIASSLSIVATTAMAAQENSVALPLIHVQADAEVAQSLKVDKSANSKFVAPLLNTPKSVSVISKQLIEDIKVNTLSDALRTVPGITLGAGEGGNPNGDRPFIRGYNSESSMYVDGIRNSSSQNREMFAIEQVEVTKGSASSMGGAGSVGGSINMISKVAKKGDFLEGSVQAGTDNYQRITLDGNKDFGNGTAGRVVLMGHKNEKAGQSDGAEYKRVGIAPSITFGLDTPTRATLSYYYLRSDDTPDSGVPYNYDTAKKTTVGKPVDVKQGIYYGLKGRDFQKQENHIGTFKVEHDLNENLTLANTVLYSKSKNDYLWTQPDDSKGNVANGKVWRRINSRITDTDIFTDQLSLRGKFNTGAIKHSFNVGAEYSDQESDKGSYTTTYPGYVGSTTGGFNSDCAINDAWCTSLTNPNSKDAWLGGRIANKATTTTTTKNTSVYLLDNIEFNPQWLLDLGVRWDKFDTEQVTNATGAKIESNKDFVTYNAGVTFKPTENGSIYASYATSANPVGVDGGDGSESIGQAYMDLKPEESQTIELGTKWNVLNEKLNLTAAIFRTEKQNTRIQVDSSHYTNGGDSKVDGIELSANGNITDKWAVSAGYTYLDSENTDPGPSCSRAGVCTPENAAKGKQLPNVPKNSATLWTTYKVLPQVTVGAGAFYADKVYGDAANTKWVPSYVRYDAMARYDVNKNVNLQLNLNNLSDKRYFTKAYASHYATEAEGRSAVLSVNFKY; translated from the coding sequence ATGGAATTTATTAAGTCTCGCAAGAAGATTGCTAAATCAGCAATAGCTTCTTCATTATCAATTGTAGCTACAACTGCAATGGCCGCTCAGGAAAATTCTGTAGCGCTTCCATTAATTCATGTTCAAGCAGATGCAGAGGTTGCACAGAGCCTTAAAGTTGATAAATCGGCTAACTCTAAATTTGTCGCACCTCTATTAAATACACCAAAATCAGTTTCAGTAATTTCAAAACAACTTATTGAAGATATCAAAGTAAATACATTAAGTGACGCACTTCGTACTGTACCAGGCATTACCTTAGGTGCAGGAGAAGGCGGTAACCCGAATGGAGATCGCCCATTTATTCGTGGTTACAATTCAGAAAGTTCGATGTACGTTGATGGTATTCGTAACTCATCTTCACAAAACCGTGAAATGTTTGCTATCGAGCAAGTTGAAGTGACTAAGGGGTCTGCTTCTTCTATGGGTGGTGCAGGTTCTGTTGGCGGTAGCATTAATATGATTTCTAAAGTTGCTAAAAAAGGTGACTTTTTAGAAGGCTCTGTACAAGCAGGTACTGATAATTATCAACGTATCACATTAGATGGTAATAAAGACTTCGGTAATGGTACTGCTGGTCGCGTTGTTCTTATGGGGCATAAAAATGAAAAAGCGGGTCAAAGCGATGGCGCTGAATACAAGCGAGTAGGTATCGCACCTAGCATTACATTTGGATTGGATACACCAACACGTGCAACTTTAAGTTATTACTACTTAAGATCTGATGACACTCCAGATTCAGGTGTTCCATATAATTACGATACGGCTAAAAAGACAACTGTTGGTAAGCCTGTTGATGTTAAACAAGGTATTTATTATGGTTTAAAAGGTCGTGATTTCCAAAAACAAGAAAATCATATTGGTACTTTTAAAGTAGAGCATGATTTAAATGAAAATCTTACTCTTGCTAACACCGTACTCTACAGCAAATCAAAAAATGATTACCTTTGGACTCAGCCAGATGATTCAAAAGGTAATGTAGCAAACGGTAAAGTTTGGCGCCGTATTAACTCTCGAATTACTGACACTGATATTTTCACCGATCAATTATCTTTAAGAGGTAAGTTTAATACTGGAGCTATCAAGCATAGCTTTAATGTCGGTGCAGAATACAGTGATCAAGAGTCAGATAAAGGTAGCTACACGACAACATATCCGGGGTATGTAGGTTCTACAACGGGCGGTTTTAATAGTGACTGTGCTATTAATGATGCGTGGTGTACTTCATTAACTAATCCTAATTCTAAAGATGCGTGGTTAGGTGGTCGTATTGCCAATAAAGCAACTACGACAACGACTACAAAAAATACTTCTGTCTATTTATTAGATAATATTGAGTTTAATCCTCAATGGTTACTTGATTTAGGTGTTCGTTGGGACAAGTTTGATACCGAACAGGTTACAAATGCCACTGGCGCTAAAATCGAGAGTAATAAAGATTTTGTTACTTATAATGCAGGTGTAACTTTCAAACCTACTGAAAATGGTAGTATTTATGCAAGTTATGCAACTTCTGCTAACCCTGTAGGTGTTGATGGCGGTGATGGATCTGAGTCAATCGGTCAAGCTTATATGGACCTTAAACCAGAAGAAAGCCAAACCATTGAATTGGGTACAAAGTGGAACGTTCTAAACGAAAAACTTAATTTAACTGCTGCCATTTTCCGTACAGAGAAACAAAATACACGTATTCAAGTTGACTCAAGCCATTATACGAATGGCGGCGATAGTAAAGTTGACGGTATTGAACTTTCAGCAAACGGAAATATTACTGATAAATGGGCTGTGAGCGCAGGTTACACCTACTTAGATAGTGAAAATACTGATCCAGGACCAAGTTGTAGCCGTGCTGGTGTATGTACTCCTGAAAATGCAGCTAAAGGTAAGCAACTTCCAAACGTACCTAAAAATTCAGCAACTTTGTGGACTACATATAAAGTATTGCCACAAGTTACTGTAGGCGCTGGCGCTTTCTATGCTGACAAAGTATATGGTGATGCAGCTAATACAAAATGGGTTCCATCATATGTTCGCTATGACGCAATGGCTCGTTATGACGTTAACAAGAATGTTAATTTGCAACTAAACTTAAATAACCTTTCTGATAAGCGTTACTTTACTAAAGCCTATGCTTCACACTATGCAACTGAAGCAGAAGGACGTAGTGCAGTATTATCAGTTAACTTCAAATACTAA